In Aquimarina spinulae, a single window of DNA contains:
- a CDS encoding S41 family peptidase encodes MDRIYWVVLISFLSMYMVTGRAQESIVYQPEQMQADLEKFKTALIKIHPGTYTHQNHEEFNQMMNDLMLQTSKPMEAKIFYKIVLRLIANIHDGHTQAYTFGKLGSIINSQKRLPFQVYIKDERIFIMKNLSSLEIPEGSEILSIDNNLSNEIIIDILAHYSSDGESQSGMQHWLGGPYRSFYRLYPEIFGEQPTYNLVYRDYKTKKIIKTKIEAIPKEVYETRESKKYLPETVHEKAFNFEINKEESYAYLKISRFIKDGFDEPENTYPDFYKQCFKKISDKNIKNLIIDLRNNGGGKASNAAYLLQYFIDQPITPAKEIVTLVDDKYFLEITGNSSNLDESFGLKRKKDGTFKVTKHESLRDLMNYDPIEEYRYNGRLIVLINGGTTSAAGIAAGLLKEYTNADFVGTETYGYAGISNGVRQISIKGNHTETAIYLPLLHAKYTIDEHIQKRSVVPDYNVSNAIQDILEDNDAVLEFALKKLLPSTYKNY; translated from the coding sequence ATGGATAGGATTTACTGGGTAGTACTGATAAGCTTCTTGAGCATGTATATGGTTACAGGAAGAGCGCAGGAGTCCATAGTTTATCAACCTGAACAAATGCAGGCCGACTTAGAAAAATTTAAAACGGCACTCATCAAAATTCACCCTGGAACTTATACGCATCAAAACCACGAAGAGTTTAATCAAATGATGAACGATTTGATGTTGCAAACTTCAAAACCAATGGAAGCCAAGATATTTTATAAAATTGTTCTTCGATTGATCGCGAATATACATGATGGACACACACAAGCATATACATTCGGCAAACTCGGAAGTATTATCAATAGTCAAAAAAGACTCCCCTTTCAAGTATATATTAAGGATGAACGTATTTTTATAATGAAAAACCTTAGTTCTCTAGAAATTCCCGAAGGGTCTGAAATCCTATCTATTGATAATAACTTGAGTAATGAGATTATTATTGACATTTTAGCGCATTATTCTTCTGATGGTGAAAGTCAAAGTGGTATGCAACATTGGTTAGGAGGACCATACAGATCGTTTTATAGACTCTATCCCGAGATATTTGGGGAACAACCTACGTACAACCTTGTGTATAGAGACTATAAAACCAAGAAAATCATAAAAACAAAAATTGAGGCAATTCCAAAAGAGGTTTATGAAACTAGAGAATCTAAGAAATATCTGCCCGAAACAGTGCATGAAAAAGCATTTAACTTTGAGATAAATAAGGAAGAAAGTTATGCTTATCTGAAAATAAGCCGATTTATAAAAGATGGTTTTGATGAACCCGAGAACACTTATCCTGATTTTTACAAACAATGTTTCAAAAAAATTTCTGATAAAAATATTAAGAACTTAATAATCGATTTAAGAAATAATGGAGGTGGAAAAGCTAGTAATGCAGCTTACTTGCTTCAATATTTTATTGACCAACCCATCACTCCGGCAAAAGAGATAGTGACTTTGGTAGATGATAAGTACTTTTTGGAAATAACTGGCAACTCATCTAATTTGGATGAATCTTTTGGATTAAAACGAAAAAAAGATGGCACTTTCAAGGTAACAAAACATGAATCACTACGTGATTTGATGAATTATGATCCAATTGAAGAGTATCGTTATAATGGAAGGCTGATTGTTCTTATCAATGGCGGTACCACTTCAGCTGCTGGTATTGCTGCAGGTTTACTAAAGGAATATACAAATGCAGACTTCGTTGGAACAGAAACCTATGGATATGCAGGTATTAGCAACGGTGTGCGTCAAATTTCTATCAAAGGTAATCATACCGAAACAGCAATCTATTTACCTTTACTACATGCAAAGTATACTATAGATGAACATATCCAGAAAAGAAGCGTAGTCCCAGATTATAATGTATCAAACGCTATACAAGATATTCTAGAGGATAATGATGCTGTTCTGGAATTTGCATTGAAAAAACTATTGCCGTCAACGTATAAAAATTATTAA
- a CDS encoding serine hydrolase domain-containing protein: MKKYLLLFLLSFSICSFGQPKESQAIDNLFSEWNKPDVPGGAIGIIKNGKLIYSNGYGIGDLEHNIEITPSSVFYIGSISKQFVTFSILLLEEQGKLNLDDRIQKYLPDFPEYDTPLTIRHFIHHTSGVRDYFTLMYLKGKNYLDDTNVDEIYGLIKKQEELNFLSGEKHLYSNSCYFMLAMIVEKVAGQSLKIFAHENIFQPLGMKNTLFYDDNTDLIKNRVFSYNKKNNGEGFNNLIMRFDLVGSGGVYSNIEDLFLWDQNFYNNKLGKGGQEIIERMHEEGLLNNGKSSGYAFALNNGIYKGLKTVGHGGALAGYQAQLIRFPKQKFSVIILANRDDASPTRKSFQITDMFLKENFISDEVENQGKKVNNKQGFVHLKTSDLEKFSGHYWNDEGSYTRKLYVNNDTLRYYRSETNESDLIPISKHEFKMINVGSDVLVKFDKNEQGNYTMFFSVNGGKPIISKEYHPKNYTNEELIDFVGTYYSKELDINYTLKIKNKLLVLYINEIEISPLHSIMVNLFSNEEYGVFHFKTDGYGKVSGFRLNTGRVTNLKFQKK; the protein is encoded by the coding sequence ATGAAAAAATATTTATTATTATTCCTTCTTTCTTTTTCTATTTGCTCATTTGGACAGCCTAAAGAAAGCCAAGCAATAGACAACCTCTTTTCGGAATGGAATAAACCTGATGTTCCAGGGGGTGCCATAGGAATTATTAAAAATGGTAAGCTGATTTATTCAAATGGATATGGAATTGGTGACTTAGAACACAACATAGAAATAACCCCTTCATCTGTTTTTTATATTGGTTCTATTTCTAAGCAGTTTGTAACATTCAGTATTTTACTTCTCGAAGAACAAGGGAAATTAAACTTAGATGATAGAATTCAAAAATACCTTCCTGATTTTCCAGAATACGATACTCCTTTGACTATTCGACATTTTATACATCATACGAGTGGTGTTAGAGATTATTTTACCCTTATGTATTTAAAAGGCAAAAACTATCTTGACGATACAAATGTAGATGAGATCTATGGACTTATAAAAAAACAGGAAGAGTTAAATTTTTTGTCAGGAGAAAAACATTTATACAGCAATTCTTGCTATTTCATGTTAGCGATGATTGTAGAAAAAGTAGCTGGTCAATCCCTAAAAATATTTGCACATGAGAATATTTTCCAGCCCCTAGGAATGAAAAATACACTTTTTTACGATGATAATACTGACCTGATTAAAAATCGTGTTTTCAGTTATAATAAAAAAAATAATGGAGAGGGATTTAATAATTTAATTATGAGATTTGACCTTGTTGGTTCTGGTGGAGTATATTCAAACATAGAAGACTTGTTTTTATGGGATCAGAATTTTTATAATAATAAACTTGGAAAAGGAGGACAAGAAATTATTGAAAGAATGCATGAAGAAGGACTTTTAAATAATGGAAAAAGTAGTGGATATGCTTTTGCATTGAATAACGGAATTTATAAGGGATTAAAAACTGTGGGTCATGGCGGGGCTCTTGCTGGTTATCAAGCACAATTAATACGATTTCCTAAACAGAAGTTTTCTGTAATTATATTAGCCAACAGAGATGACGCAAGCCCAACGCGTAAATCCTTTCAAATCACTGATATGTTTCTTAAAGAAAATTTCATAAGTGATGAAGTTGAAAACCAAGGTAAAAAAGTCAATAATAAGCAAGGATTTGTTCATTTAAAAACTAGCGATCTTGAAAAGTTCTCTGGACATTATTGGAACGATGAAGGTTCGTATACTAGAAAGCTTTATGTAAACAATGACACTCTAAGATATTATAGGTCTGAAACCAATGAAAGTGACTTAATCCCTATCAGTAAGCATGAGTTCAAAATGATTAATGTTGGATCTGATGTACTGGTGAAATTTGACAAAAATGAACAAGGAAATTACACTATGTTTTTTAGTGTAAATGGAGGAAAGCCGATAATTTCAAAAGAGTATCACCCCAAAAATTATACTAACGAGGAATTAATTGATTTTGTAGGTACTTATTATAGCAAAGAATTAGATATTAATTACACATTAAAAATAAAAAATAAATTGTTAGTGCTTTATATAAATGAAATCGAAATTTCACCTCTCCATTCGATTATGGTGAACCTTTTCTCTAATGAAGAATATGGAGTTTTTCATTTTAAGACAGACGGTTATGGTAAAGTTTCAGGCTTTAGATTGAACACCGGAAGAGTAACAAATTTGAAATTTCAAAAGAAATAA